A window of Bos taurus isolate L1 Dominette 01449 registration number 42190680 breed Hereford chromosome 8, ARS-UCD2.0, whole genome shotgun sequence contains these coding sequences:
- the NFIL3 gene encoding nuclear factor interleukin-3-regulated protein isoform X1: MQLRKMQSIKKEQASLDAGTNVDKMMVLNSALTEVSEDLTTGEELLLNEGSVGKNKSSACRRKREFIPDEKKDAMYWEKRRKNNEAAKRSREKRRLNDLVLENKLIALGEENATLKAELLSLKLKFGLISSTAYAQEIQKLSNSTAVYFQDYQTSKSTVSAFVDEHEPSMVASSCISVIKHSPQSSLSDVSEVSSLEHSQEGPVQNGCRSPESKFQVIKQEPMELESYAREPRDDRGAYRGAVYQNYMGNSFPGYSHSPPLLQVNRSSSNSPRTSETDEGAVGKSSDGEDEQQVPKGPIHSPVELQRVHATVVKVPEVNSSALPHKLRIKAKAMQIKVEAFDHEFDGTQKLSSPVDMTSKRHFELEKHTTPNLVHSSLTPFSVQVTNIQDWSLKSEHWHQKELNGKTQSSFKTGVVEVKDSGYKVSDPENLFLKQGIANLSAEVVSLKRLIATHQISASDSG; this comes from the coding sequence ATGCAGCTGAGAAAAATGCAGAGCATCAAGAAGGAGCAGGCATCTCTTGATGCTGGTACCAACGTGGACAAGATGATGGTGCTTAATTCCGCCTTGACCGAAGTCTCCGAAGACTTGACGACAGGGGAAGAACTCCTTCTCAATGAAGGAAGTGTGGGGAAAAACAAGTCTTCAGCATGTCGGAGGAAACGGGAATTCATTCCCGACGAGAAGAAGGATGCCATGTATTGGGAAAAGAGGCGGAAAAATAACGAAGCTGCCAAGAGGTCCCGGGAGAAACGTCGACTGAATGACCTGGTTTTGGAGAACAAACTCATTGCACTGGGAGAAGAAAACGCCACTTTAAAAGCTGAACTGCTTTCCCTAAAATTAAAGTTTGGTTTAATTAGCTCAACAGCCTATGCCCAGGAGATTCAGAAACTCAGTAATTCTACAGCTGTGTACTTTCAAGACTACCAGACTTCCAAATCCACTGTGAGCGCCTTTGTGGATGAGCATGAGCCCTCCATGGTGGCCAGCAGTTGCATTTCTGTCATCAAGCACTCTCCTCAGAGTTCTCTGTCTGATGTTTCAGAAGTATCCTCGCTAGAACATTCACAGGAGGGCCCTGTGCAGAATGGCTGCAGAAGCCCAGAAAGCAAGTTCCAGGTCATCAAGCAAGAGCCAATGGAACTGGAGAGCTATGCCAGGGAACCCAGAGATGACCGAGGTGCCTACCGAGGGGCCGTGTATCAGAACTACATGGGGAATTCCTTTCCCGGATACTCGCACTCTCCCCCTCTGCTGCAGGTCAACCGATCCTCCAGTAACTCTCCGAGGACATCAGAAACTGATGAAGGTGCAGTAGGAAAGTCATCCGACGGAGAAGATGAGCAGCAGGTTCCCAAGGGCCCGATCCACTCTCCCGTCGAACTTCAGCGTGTCCACGCCACGGTGGTTAAAGTTCCAGAAGTGAATTCCTCTGCCTTGCCACACAAGCTTCGGATTAAAGCCAAAGCCATGCAGATAAAAGTGGAAGCCTTCGATCATGAGTTTGATGGCACGCAAAAACTTTCCTCGCCTGTTGATATGACGTCTAAGAGACATTTCGAACTCGAGAAGCATACCACCCCCAACCTGGTACATTCTTCTCTCACTCCCTTTTCAGTCCAAGTGACTAACATTCAAGATTGGTCTCTCAAATCTGAACACTGGCATCAAAAAGAACTTAATGGCAAAACTCAGAGTAGTTTCAAAACTGGAGTGGTGGAAGTGAAAGACAGTGGTTACAAAGTCTCTGACCCAGAGAATTTGTTTCTGAAGCAGGGGATAGCAAACTTGTCTGCAGAGGTGGTCTCACTTAAAAGACTTATAGCCACACACCAAATCTCTGCTTCAGACTCTGGGTAA